One Parcubacteria group bacterium DNA window includes the following coding sequences:
- a CDS encoding aldehyde dehydrogenase family protein — MDWRTIVDPMAYHTPSFFREGVYAHPSGERFTIVHPATGERVCTFHVGDAHNTTFAVSVADRAFRESGWAKASRFERAGALIKLAQLLRANKERLGTLEALQTGKLLSECVGHDADRAAQNFEMFAKAVGGGDLKEEVLEQETAFLDRKGRASTTVYRNAVGVVGIIIPWNSPLMLSSWHVAPALAVGNTVVLKLPLWAPLAVLELGKLANEAGIPPGVFNIIVGDKEAGEALVADPRVKRISFTGSVPVGKAINVANAKVRLTPPMLELGGKGANIVFSDASLDAVKGVARSIWRSQGQSCVAGSRLLLQEGIYDDFMQRLKDYTASLRIGNHMEHGTEIGPVITRKHRDRVMEMIEMAKGEGARLSHGGTVLVGEGCANGNFVVPTIFEEVTPEMRIFQEEVFGPVLTVTPFADANDAITLANATPFGLSSNVWSSDVGFAHGVAQSIEAGMVWVNSHFVRDLRAPFGGVKDSGTGRAGGKWSLEYFTEPQMICDFVPN, encoded by the coding sequence ATGGATTGGCGGACGATTGTCGATCCCATGGCGTATCATACCCCGTCTTTTTTCCGAGAAGGTGTCTATGCTCACCCTTCGGGAGAGCGGTTCACTATTGTCCACCCTGCTACAGGTGAGCGAGTCTGCACCTTCCACGTCGGAGATGCCCACAATACGACATTTGCTGTGTCCGTTGCAGATCGTGCTTTTCGTGAAAGCGGGTGGGCAAAGGCATCGCGCTTCGAACGCGCGGGGGCACTGATTAAGCTAGCCCAGTTGCTACGAGCAAACAAGGAACGTCTCGGAACACTTGAGGCGCTCCAAACAGGCAAACTTCTTTCGGAGTGTGTTGGTCACGACGCAGATCGTGCGGCGCAGAACTTCGAGATGTTTGCTAAAGCAGTCGGAGGTGGCGACCTCAAGGAAGAAGTTCTCGAGCAAGAAACAGCATTTCTAGATCGGAAAGGTCGCGCTTCGACAACGGTCTACCGCAATGCGGTTGGAGTCGTGGGCATCATCATTCCATGGAATAGCCCGCTCATGCTTTCCTCATGGCATGTGGCGCCAGCTCTTGCTGTAGGAAACACGGTGGTCTTGAAACTTCCGTTGTGGGCGCCTCTCGCGGTGCTTGAGCTTGGTAAGCTAGCCAACGAGGCGGGGATTCCTCCTGGGGTCTTCAACATCATTGTCGGAGACAAAGAAGCAGGCGAAGCACTAGTTGCTGATCCGCGTGTAAAGCGCATCTCGTTTACCGGCAGCGTCCCTGTTGGGAAGGCGATCAATGTCGCAAACGCGAAAGTGCGCCTTACTCCGCCAATGCTCGAGCTGGGCGGCAAGGGAGCGAACATTGTCTTCAGCGATGCATCTCTCGACGCGGTCAAGGGTGTCGCGCGAAGCATCTGGAGAAGCCAAGGGCAGTCCTGTGTTGCGGGTTCTCGTCTCTTGCTCCAAGAAGGCATCTATGATGATTTTATGCAGCGACTTAAGGATTACACCGCAAGTCTTCGCATTGGCAATCACATGGAGCACGGCACTGAGATTGGCCCGGTCATTACAAGGAAACACCGCGATCGGGTAATGGAGATGATTGAGATGGCAAAAGGGGAGGGTGCGCGCCTCTCTCATGGCGGCACGGTCCTTGTAGGAGAAGGGTGCGCAAACGGAAACTTCGTTGTGCCAACGATCTTTGAAGAAGTAACGCCAGAGATGCGGATTTTCCAAGAAGAAGTGTTTGGTCCGGTGCTTACCGTAACGCCGTTTGCTGATGCGAATGATGCCATCACGCTCGCGAATGCGACGCCATTCGGTCTTTCCTCGAACGTGTGGTCAAGCGATGTGGGTTTCGCACATGGCGTTGCCCAGAGCATTGAGGCGGGCATGGTGTGGGTCAACTCCCATTTTGTCCGCGATCTCCGAGCGCCTTTTGGTGGGGTTAAGGACAGCGGCACTGGTCGCGCAGGTGGAAAGTGGAGCTTGGAATATTTTACCGAGCCGCAGATGATCTGCGATTTCGTGCCAAACTAA
- a CDS encoding catechol 1,2-dioxygenase — protein MGEIVGAVLLSHIPRLMMSAEERARYTQGKGTTFFDAYARIKEKLAALEFDTFIVFDTHWNALTHIVVDGRARHRGIYTSEEVPTMIHDLRFDYPGDPELAEEIGYTANDMRFLIRVMRSTEKHLPYHYPTLVPMHFLNTRKKRRVLPISNNFTTSVQNDLDLGAAIREAIGKSGRRVVLVASGGLSHKFHPFDELFQKASPDLANIPPENRAMDEQIIELLKAGRHERVIDLAPAYRRVASPEGRFSHYLRMVGTLGGQYCTLKAEQLGEYEAAVGTGQVNLWFDVPH, from the coding sequence ATGGGCGAAATCGTAGGTGCCGTGCTTCTTTCGCATATTCCACGACTTATGATGTCGGCGGAGGAGCGAGCGAGATACACGCAAGGCAAGGGTACTACTTTTTTCGACGCTTACGCGCGCATTAAAGAGAAGCTTGCGGCGCTAGAGTTCGACACCTTCATCGTCTTTGATACGCACTGGAATGCACTCACGCACATTGTGGTTGACGGTCGGGCACGCCACCGAGGAATCTACACCTCGGAAGAAGTGCCCACTATGATACACGATCTCCGCTTCGACTACCCTGGTGACCCAGAGCTTGCAGAGGAAATCGGGTACACGGCTAACGACATGCGGTTTTTGATCCGAGTCATGCGGTCGACAGAGAAACACCTGCCATACCACTATCCAACACTTGTGCCGATGCACTTCCTAAACACGAGGAAGAAACGACGAGTTCTCCCCATTAGCAACAACTTCACGACGTCGGTGCAAAACGATCTCGATCTCGGGGCTGCCATCCGCGAAGCCATCGGGAAAAGTGGTCGCCGTGTCGTATTGGTCGCGTCTGGAGGCCTCTCCCATAAATTCCATCCATTTGATGAGCTTTTCCAAAAAGCTTCACCTGACTTGGCAAACATTCCTCCCGAGAATAGAGCGATGGATGAACAGATTATTGAACTTCTGAAAGCCGGGCGACATGAGAGGGTCATTGACCTTGCCCCCGCATATCGCCGCGTTGCCTCACCAGAGGGTCGCTTCTCGCACTACCTCCGCATGGTAGGTACGCTCGGCGGGCAGTATTGCACACTTAAGGCCGAGCAGTTGGGCGAATACGAGGCCGCTGTCGGCACGGGCCAAGTGAATCTTTGGTTCGATGTACCGCATTGA
- the gatC gene encoding Asp-tRNA(Asn)/Glu-tRNA(Gln) amidotransferase subunit GatC, with protein MEKTEIQHLAELARVKITDTQLEALRGDLGAILNYVSKIKEVSGDTSGVSDLGLVRNVMREDGEPHESGVYSEDLLAEVPQREGQYIKVKKIL; from the coding sequence ATGGAAAAGACTGAAATCCAACATCTCGCAGAACTTGCGCGAGTAAAGATTACCGACACACAACTAGAAGCGCTTCGAGGGGACCTAGGAGCGATTTTGAACTATGTCTCGAAGATAAAAGAGGTGAGCGGAGACACCTCTGGGGTAAGTGATCTGGGTCTTGTGCGCAACGTAATGCGTGAAGACGGAGAGCCGCACGAGAGCGGAGTCTATTCTGAAGACTTGCTTGCCGAGGTGCCACAGCGTGAGGGGCAGTATATCAAAGTCAAAAAGATTCTTTAA
- the gatA gene encoding Asp-tRNA(Asn)/Glu-tRNA(Gln) amidotransferase subunit GatA, whose protein sequence is MKIALQELTISKAREGLLRGEFSARDLTTAYLKRVEEGNGEINAYLEVFDDAESQAKEADKVIKAKGAESPMLCGIPLAIKDNILIKGRKVSAASKILEGYRATYDATAIMRLKKHHSVFLGRANMDEFAMGASTENSAFGVVRNPHDQTRVAGGSSGGSAAAVAADFALAALGSDTAGSVRQPSAFCGTVGLKPTYGSVSRSGLIAMGSSLDVIGPIGKTVEDCKLIFKAIAGQDPLDSTSIEASPATDELRRPLVIGVPGDFVKNGVDEDISANFLEIVAKLERAGIAKVKEISLPLLPYSLPAYYTIIPAEVSTNLARFDGVKYGAYKGGSSLLADYLETRALFGHEAHRRILLGTYVLSAGHADAYYNKATAVRALVRKELCAVFAGEEAVDVIMTPTTPTPAFSIGEKSQDPLSMYLADIFTVIANIAGVPALSVPSGTTLRDGKKLPLGIQFMAAHRNEAALFAAGVAIEQIRS, encoded by the coding sequence ATGAAGATCGCATTACAAGAACTCACAATTTCAAAAGCGCGCGAGGGGCTACTAAGGGGCGAGTTTAGCGCTCGCGATTTAACCACGGCCTATCTGAAGCGCGTCGAGGAGGGGAATGGCGAGATTAACGCATACCTCGAGGTTTTTGACGACGCTGAATCACAAGCGAAGGAGGCGGACAAAGTCATAAAGGCAAAAGGCGCCGAAAGCCCGATGCTTTGCGGCATCCCACTCGCAATCAAGGACAATATTCTCATCAAAGGGCGAAAAGTGTCAGCCGCTTCAAAGATTTTGGAAGGGTATCGTGCGACGTATGATGCGACCGCAATAATGCGACTTAAGAAACACCATTCCGTTTTTCTTGGTCGTGCGAATATGGACGAGTTTGCGATGGGCGCCTCAACCGAAAACTCCGCTTTCGGTGTAGTAAGGAACCCGCATGACCAAACACGTGTCGCGGGCGGTTCCTCGGGTGGGTCAGCAGCGGCTGTTGCCGCAGATTTCGCCCTCGCGGCACTTGGATCTGACACTGCAGGTTCTGTACGCCAACCCTCTGCCTTTTGTGGCACAGTGGGCCTCAAGCCGACGTACGGAAGCGTTTCCCGCTCCGGCCTCATCGCCATGGGCTCATCGCTCGATGTCATCGGCCCCATCGGCAAGACAGTCGAAGATTGTAAACTCATTTTCAAAGCAATAGCCGGTCAAGACCCGCTCGACAGCACCTCTATTGAGGCCTCGCCAGCGACTGATGAATTGCGCCGCCCCCTTGTCATAGGAGTTCCGGGGGATTTCGTGAAGAACGGAGTTGACGAAGACATTTCGGCGAACTTCTTGGAAATAGTCGCCAAACTTGAACGTGCCGGTATCGCAAAGGTAAAAGAAATCAGCCTTCCGCTCCTGCCGTATTCTTTGCCCGCGTATTACACGATCATTCCTGCAGAAGTGTCCACCAACCTTGCACGTTTTGATGGTGTAAAGTACGGAGCGTACAAGGGCGGGAGCTCTCTCCTCGCAGACTACCTGGAGACGCGTGCTCTGTTTGGCCACGAAGCACATCGGAGGATTTTGCTCGGCACGTATGTGCTCTCTGCGGGGCATGCCGATGCGTATTACAACAAAGCAACCGCTGTGCGCGCGCTTGTGCGCAAGGAGTTGTGCGCCGTGTTTGCGGGAGAAGAAGCGGTTGACGTTATCATGACCCCCACGACTCCGACACCCGCTTTCTCCATAGGAGAGAAGTCGCAGGACCCGCTCTCTATGTATCTCGCAGATATTTTTACCGTCATTGCGAACATTGCCGGCGTTCCTGCTTTGTCAGTCCCATCGGGCACGACACTTCGAGACGGAAAGAAGCTTCCGCTAGGCATACAGTTTATGGCGGCCCACAGGAACGAAGCCGCCCTGTTCGCTGCTGGAGTCGCAATCGAGCAAATCAGATCGTAA
- a CDS encoding dihydrodipicolinate synthase family protein: MNRLPHGIYAMLVTPMDEEGRIDYGALRAEIDWCATHGADGIVVTPSIGEFACLDDIERWACFGVCANHVAKYHPRLRLIATTADTCLWKIRTHTKRARDLGYMAAQVVPPYYWVPDKDEVFQHFSEVAALGLPVVVYHNPKLSKVSISPEFAGRLVRIPGVVGMKEVKTDRQSHLEPLFIEVGGVVPIFTTFRAFSTGLVLGSGGGFVNIFALEAVVAMWRIFDKTGRSVVHRKIEDIQNQTNITFPRGGEDNQRHVGSTKLAASIVTGIDMGKPRAPYMLPKNDFEPQLRKNLAILRETIAA, encoded by the coding sequence ATGAATCGCCTTCCTCATGGCATCTACGCGATGCTTGTCACGCCCATGGATGAAGAGGGGCGCATCGATTACGGCGCCCTTCGCGCAGAGATCGACTGGTGCGCAACACACGGTGCCGATGGAATTGTGGTAACACCAAGTATTGGTGAATTCGCTTGTCTCGATGACATCGAGCGGTGGGCATGCTTCGGCGTTTGCGCCAACCATGTCGCAAAATACCACCCACGGCTTCGCCTTATCGCGACCACTGCTGACACATGCCTTTGGAAGATCCGCACCCACACGAAAAGGGCAAGAGATCTCGGGTACATGGCGGCGCAGGTCGTTCCCCCATATTATTGGGTGCCCGACAAAGACGAAGTGTTCCAACACTTCAGCGAGGTGGCGGCCTTAGGCCTCCCCGTTGTGGTGTACCATAATCCAAAGCTCTCCAAAGTGAGTATTTCTCCAGAATTTGCTGGTAGGCTCGTGCGCATCCCCGGTGTTGTGGGAATGAAAGAAGTAAAGACTGATCGGCAATCGCATCTCGAGCCTTTGTTCATTGAGGTGGGTGGGGTCGTTCCAATTTTCACGACATTCCGAGCATTTTCCACAGGACTGGTCCTTGGTTCTGGTGGCGGCTTCGTGAACATCTTTGCACTTGAGGCCGTGGTCGCCATGTGGCGCATCTTCGACAAGACGGGGAGATCTGTTGTCCACCGCAAAATCGAGGATATCCAGAACCAGACCAATATCACCTTCCCCCGCGGTGGAGAGGACAACCAGCGACATGTCGGGTCGACAAAGCTCGCTGCATCCATTGTCACGGGTATCGACATGGGGAAGCCACGCGCACCGTATATGCTACCCAAAAACGACTTCGAGCCGCAGTTACGGAAGAATCTAGCAATATTGCGCGAGACTATCGCAGCATAA